In one window of Meleagris gallopavo isolate NT-WF06-2002-E0010 breed Aviagen turkey brand Nicholas breeding stock chromosome 4, Turkey_5.1, whole genome shotgun sequence DNA:
- the LOC100541447 gene encoding glutamate receptor ionotropic, delta-2-like, giving the protein MGGEVPYTTLATRLMMGAWWLFALIVISSYTANLAAFLTITRIENSIQSLQDLSRQTDIPYGTVLDSAVYEHVRVKGMNPFERDSMYSQMWRMINRSNGSENNVLESTAGIQKEEQR; this is encoded by the exons ATGG GAGGGGAAGTCCCTTATACAACCCTGGCAACACGACTGATGATGGGGGCTTGGTGGCTTTTTGCTTTGATTGTCATCTCCTCCTACACAGCAAACCTAGCTGCTTTCCTCACCATCACACGCATTGAGAACTCTATCCA GTCTCTCCAGGATCTCTCAAGGCAGACGGATATTCCTTATGGCACTGTCTTGGACTCTGCGGTCTATGAACACGTTCGAGTGAAAGGGATGAATCCTTTTGAGAGGGACAGCATGTATTCCCAAATGTGGCGGATGATTAACAGAAGCAATGGTTCGGAGAACAACGTCTTGGAGTCGACCGCAGGCATTCAAAAG GAAGAACAGAGATAA